In Shouchella patagoniensis, the following are encoded in one genomic region:
- a CDS encoding DMT family transporter, which translates to MPVVFAYTLAVLLWASAFPGIRVGLTHYDPTHLSLLRLLIAAIFLFLFAIVKKIPLPKKQDLLAIFLLGFLGFALYHTALSIGEQTIEAGAASLLVSTTPIFSAILAALFFQERIGRRGWFGMCFALFGVSLLVLRGADELALSYGALIILIGAFGESLYFVFQQRYLQTYGFLPLTIYTIVAGTIPMLFFLPGLSDAFFTAPTSVNLTVVYLGLFPTIIPYFCLAYAIARTGASEATSVLFLTPAFTIFIAWIWLQELPTMIQFLGGFIVLAGVGLVIIKKQRTFN; encoded by the coding sequence TTGCCCGTCGTTTTTGCTTACACCCTTGCTGTCCTCTTATGGGCTTCCGCATTTCCAGGAATTCGTGTAGGTCTCACCCATTATGACCCGACCCATTTATCGTTGTTACGCCTTCTTATCGCTGCTATTTTCCTTTTTCTTTTTGCGATAGTGAAGAAAATCCCACTTCCAAAGAAGCAGGATTTGCTCGCTATTTTTCTCCTTGGCTTTTTAGGTTTTGCTCTTTACCATACCGCCTTAAGCATCGGGGAACAAACGATTGAGGCAGGCGCTGCTTCTCTCCTTGTCTCAACGACTCCTATTTTCTCTGCCATCCTCGCTGCACTGTTTTTTCAAGAACGAATCGGGAGACGCGGTTGGTTTGGAATGTGTTTTGCTTTATTCGGTGTCTCGCTCCTTGTGCTTCGTGGAGCCGATGAATTGGCTCTGAGCTACGGAGCGCTCATTATTCTTATTGGTGCGTTTGGAGAGAGTCTCTATTTTGTTTTTCAACAACGCTACTTGCAAACGTATGGCTTTTTACCATTAACAATCTATACAATTGTTGCTGGAACAATTCCTATGCTCTTCTTTCTCCCTGGACTAAGCGATGCTTTCTTTACTGCTCCTACGTCAGTCAATTTAACCGTCGTTTATTTAGGTCTCTTTCCTACCATCATCCCTTATTTCTGCCTCGCTTATGCGATTGCAAGAACAGGAGCCTCCGAAGCAACGAGTGTCCTATTTCTCACTCCTGCTTTTACTATTTTTATCGCTTGGATTTGGCTTCAAGAGTTACCGACAATGATTCAGTTTCTAGGGGGCTTCATTGTACTAGCAGGTGTTGGTCTTGTCATAATAAAAAAACAACGTACCTTTAATTAA
- a CDS encoding SLAP domain-containing protein gives MQQLRFEDAWERTLADEDRAEIIRLFSEYTGSGERFIPVRIAVNHQGDLLVTVIVQNTSTGFSEFKNKQLVYEEAEELVAKHIFSIDQLHLPPETSMPWTLIFPPRTIQKNPQLNGLLRELKG, from the coding sequence ATGCAGCAGCTACGATTTGAAGATGCATGGGAAAGAACACTTGCAGATGAAGACCGAGCAGAGATAATCCGTCTTTTTTCTGAGTATACAGGTAGTGGTGAGAGGTTTATTCCAGTACGAATAGCGGTTAACCATCAAGGTGACTTGCTTGTGACAGTGATTGTTCAAAACACGTCAACCGGTTTTTCTGAATTTAAAAATAAGCAACTGGTCTATGAAGAAGCAGAAGAATTGGTTGCAAAACACATATTTTCAATTGATCAGTTACACTTACCTCCAGAAACGAGCATGCCTTGGACATTGATTTTTCCGCCGAGAACCATTCAAAAAAATCCTCAACTAAATGGTTTACTACGGGAATTAAAGGGTTAG
- a CDS encoding PLP-dependent aminotransferase family protein: MPSKIEKIVLDIQDKLKNGEWYSGMKLPTQSELAGYYKVNRSTIVEALARLKAKGILTAKQGQGTFVGERSSDEEKGVVWSELTNWSFYPRNKKMVHLLNEWENDEHLIQLSKGVLAPELVPVGRLQSALARLSMGELNQSYGDGKGDFNLRQELSRHLQAKGVHTSPEGILVVSGALNGLQLICTGILQSGSTLYHEPISYLHTLNFFEALGMKTNALDVYSKEVKMLPKGMAHSLYINATFSNPTTRTLTDADRHEFLRLAARAQTPIIEDDIYSDLYFHKPVRPIKSFDRDGQVLYLGSFSKTISPSLRLGWLVGPSEIIGKLADLRMQTDYGSSILSQSMCAELLKTGEYEDHLIDLRKALSQRKKYMCELLDRHLIDFGDYKDSTGGFFIWFTFKKELGLSGRELVMECRKKGVVINPGFIYGESGAVSARLSFAYATYLQMSEGIEVVKEVVEQLRKE; this comes from the coding sequence ATGCCTTCTAAAATCGAAAAAATAGTATTGGATATCCAAGATAAACTGAAGAACGGTGAATGGTATAGCGGAATGAAGTTACCAACGCAAAGTGAGCTTGCAGGATATTATAAAGTGAATCGGAGCACGATTGTTGAAGCTTTAGCCCGTTTAAAAGCAAAAGGAATACTAACAGCAAAACAAGGACAAGGAACGTTTGTAGGTGAGCGTTCTAGTGATGAGGAAAAAGGAGTAGTATGGAGCGAATTAACAAACTGGTCATTTTACCCGAGGAATAAGAAAATGGTTCATCTGCTAAACGAATGGGAAAATGATGAGCATTTAATTCAACTAAGCAAGGGAGTATTAGCGCCAGAATTGGTTCCAGTTGGTCGGTTGCAATCTGCGCTTGCTAGGTTGTCGATGGGTGAATTAAATCAAAGTTATGGTGACGGGAAAGGTGACTTTAACTTGAGACAAGAGTTAAGTCGCCATTTACAAGCGAAAGGAGTTCACACTTCTCCAGAGGGAATTCTTGTTGTGTCAGGTGCGCTTAATGGCCTCCAACTAATTTGCACAGGTATTTTGCAATCGGGGAGCACGTTGTATCATGAGCCTATTTCCTATTTGCATACGTTAAACTTTTTTGAAGCGCTCGGCATGAAGACCAATGCTCTTGATGTCTATTCGAAGGAAGTGAAAATGCTCCCAAAGGGAATGGCTCATTCACTATACATAAATGCGACTTTTTCTAATCCGACTACACGCACATTAACAGATGCAGATAGGCATGAATTCTTGCGGCTAGCAGCCCGTGCCCAAACGCCGATAATTGAAGACGATATTTATAGTGACTTGTATTTTCATAAGCCTGTGCGGCCAATTAAATCTTTTGATCGAGATGGACAAGTGCTTTATTTAGGAAGTTTTTCGAAAACCATTAGTCCTTCATTACGGCTTGGTTGGCTTGTAGGGCCATCGGAGATCATAGGGAAGTTAGCTGATTTGCGTATGCAAACGGATTATGGATCAAGCATATTGTCGCAATCTATGTGTGCTGAGTTGCTTAAGACAGGTGAATATGAAGATCATCTAATTGATTTAAGAAAAGCGCTAAGCCAAAGAAAAAAGTATATGTGTGAGTTGTTGGATCGTCATTTAATTGATTTCGGTGACTATAAAGACTCAACAGGCGGCTTTTTTATTTGGTTTACTTTTAAAAAAGAGCTAGGTCTTTCTGGAAGAGAACTTGTGATGGAATGTAGAAAGAAAGGTGTGGTGATAAACCCAGGTTTTATTTACGGAGAGAGTGGTGCGGTTTCAGCTCGACTTTCTTTTGCATACGCTACTTATTTACAAATGAGTGAAGGAATCGAAGTAGTAAAAGAGGTAGTGGAACAATTACGTAAAGAATAG
- a CDS encoding alpha/beta fold hydrolase — MGRGIASFTYSDSTLEYSITGEGDPILYLHGGHSSCLEQLGLEELVEQGYSVIVPSRAGYGHTSKKIGKSLQKACAFYIELLNELHIDKVHLIAASTGGPSGIHLASRYPERIKSFTLQGAVTKPWKEANLRDAVLSRCLFHPYIEKVVWKGVSSVARFSPDWAFKTIAPAYSTLPYEEIKQRTLPRDWYLFDRMTEFQRSRHGFLIDLHQIRNSLQEELESITVPTLIVHSINDAIVPLEHAEYANGHIRSSKLLCLDTWGHLVCLGKGSERHSEELIGFLNQYSA; from the coding sequence ATGGGAAGAGGTATCGCTTCTTTTACGTACTCAGACAGCACGTTGGAGTATTCAATTACGGGAGAAGGAGATCCAATATTATATTTGCATGGTGGGCACTCAAGTTGTTTAGAACAGCTTGGATTAGAAGAACTTGTAGAGCAAGGTTATTCTGTCATTGTGCCTTCAAGAGCAGGATATGGCCATACGTCTAAGAAAATTGGCAAGTCGCTACAAAAAGCTTGTGCTTTCTATATAGAATTACTAAATGAACTTCATATTGATAAAGTTCATTTAATTGCTGCTTCAACTGGTGGTCCTTCTGGAATACATCTAGCGAGTCGGTATCCGGAACGAATTAAATCATTTACTCTACAAGGAGCTGTTACAAAACCTTGGAAAGAGGCGAACTTACGCGATGCAGTTCTAAGTAGATGTTTATTTCATCCATATATTGAAAAAGTTGTTTGGAAAGGCGTTTCATCAGTCGCGAGATTCTCACCTGACTGGGCATTTAAAACAATTGCGCCAGCCTACAGTACGTTGCCATACGAAGAGATTAAGCAACGTACACTTCCACGTGATTGGTATTTATTTGACCGCATGACAGAATTTCAGCGGTCACGTCATGGGTTTTTAATTGATCTGCACCAAATTCGAAACTCTTTACAGGAGGAACTCGAATCCATTACTGTACCTACATTAATCGTTCACAGTATTAATGATGCAATAGTGCCACTTGAGCATGCGGAATATGCAAATGGACATATTCGCTCTTCTAAATTACTATGTCTTGATACGTGGGGGCATCTAGTTTGTCTAGGAAAAGGTTCAGAACGCCATTCTGAAGAATTAATTGGATTTTTAAATCAATATTCCGCTTAA
- a CDS encoding GNAT family N-acetyltransferase, translated as MKIRPYQKEDETGWVRCRVLSFLNTAYYDHVLRSKEQYENPTIELIAEINGMVVGLIDVEYELKPRQVCTGEGLGGMIWHIAIHPDYQSKGIGKCLLKEAETIAAEKGLLFLEAWTRDDVYVNKWYEQQGFRKSDSYLHVFLESDEEINRASFTMKHGLRPMSVFAHYSGTDGEQVRNAYKRVHECTGYTKQIGEV; from the coding sequence ATGAAAATTCGTCCATATCAAAAAGAAGATGAAACAGGTTGGGTCCGCTGTAGAGTCCTATCTTTTTTGAATACAGCTTATTATGATCATGTGCTTAGAAGTAAAGAGCAATACGAGAATCCAACAATTGAGCTCATTGCTGAAATCAATGGAATGGTTGTTGGTTTAATCGATGTTGAATACGAGCTAAAACCTAGACAGGTTTGTACTGGTGAGGGGCTAGGTGGCATGATTTGGCATATTGCCATTCATCCCGATTATCAATCAAAGGGAATCGGAAAATGTTTACTTAAGGAGGCAGAGACGATAGCGGCTGAAAAAGGCCTTCTTTTTCTTGAAGCGTGGACAAGGGATGATGTGTATGTAAATAAATGGTATGAACAACAGGGGTTCAGAAAGAGCGATTCGTACTTGCATGTTTTTCTTGAGAGTGATGAGGAGATCAATCGTGCCAGCTTCACAATGAAGCATGGATTAAGACCGATGTCGGTTTTTGCTCATTATTCTGGAACGGATGGAGAGCAAGTACGAAATGCATATAAACGTGTTCATGAATGTACAGGTTATACGAAGCAGATTGGAGAGGTTTAA
- a CDS encoding BCCT family transporter yields the protein MPDQSSLSKSSFVLYTSAIIITLFVLWGSINPSHLGATANTALDWIITNFGWFYMTIASMFIIFGFVIAVTPFGKLRLGKDTDRPEHSFVSWIGMLFAAGLGVGFVFFGVAEPILYYSDPPPGYSFSFPGDAGEAAEVGLRYGVFHWGLHAWGAFSIVGLTLAYVQYRKNRPALISSAFYPLLGKKTDGWMGKGIDLLAVISTCAGVATTFGVSAMQLSGGISFLTPLENNIYLQLSIIAIITILFLFSAVRGINKGIKRLTNLNLLLAGALMLFVLFSGPTITLLESMVTTLGSYASNVLSMSFSMEPYSDDGWLGANTIFFWAWHMAWSPFVGLFIARISKGRTIREFIAGVLLVPTLMAVIWFSVFGGTALDIEIQGIFGMSDIANSEVELTLFYMLDQLPLTFISSILAIIVVSIFFVTSADSAAFVLGSMTSNGSLNPSFKLKVLWGVLIAGTASVLLVSGGGGLDALQTAALTAALPFAFILVFMLVAIGMMITRDWKTAQRKKRHAHDDALKQQMKEEAYEDLRKDLSEEWREELRRELLAVGRNTAEMLHFQTTEDTAIVGKTLAEIGFPPHVNVSAIERDEDVISPTGSTKIEPGDYLYILVEIQQKEAVQDILRETKV from the coding sequence ATGCCAGATCAATCATCTTTAAGCAAGTCGTCATTCGTTCTTTACACATCTGCAATTATCATTACTTTATTTGTTCTCTGGGGTAGTATTAATCCTTCTCATCTCGGAGCTACAGCAAACACTGCATTAGACTGGATTATCACAAATTTCGGCTGGTTTTATATGACGATTGCCAGTATGTTTATCATATTTGGTTTCGTAATAGCTGTTACACCATTTGGAAAGCTCCGTTTAGGGAAAGATACAGATCGACCAGAGCATTCGTTTGTTTCCTGGATCGGAATGTTATTTGCAGCTGGTCTTGGTGTTGGCTTCGTATTTTTCGGTGTCGCCGAACCAATACTTTATTATTCAGATCCACCACCAGGTTACTCATTTAGTTTCCCTGGCGATGCTGGGGAAGCTGCGGAAGTTGGTCTTCGCTATGGTGTGTTCCATTGGGGGCTTCATGCATGGGGGGCATTTTCCATTGTCGGACTAACCTTAGCTTACGTCCAGTATCGAAAAAACCGACCTGCGCTTATTAGCTCTGCTTTTTATCCATTACTAGGAAAAAAAACGGATGGGTGGATGGGAAAAGGCATTGATTTACTTGCTGTAATATCAACTTGTGCTGGAGTTGCCACAACTTTTGGTGTAAGTGCAATGCAGCTCTCTGGTGGAATTTCATTTTTGACACCATTAGAAAATAACATTTATTTACAGCTATCAATCATAGCTATTATCACTATACTATTTTTATTTTCTGCTGTCCGAGGGATTAACAAAGGAATTAAGAGGTTAACAAATCTTAATTTATTATTAGCCGGTGCATTAATGCTTTTTGTACTATTTTCAGGACCAACAATTACACTTCTCGAAAGCATGGTCACAACTCTTGGCAGTTATGCTTCGAATGTATTATCAATGTCATTTTCAATGGAACCCTACTCAGATGACGGCTGGTTAGGAGCTAACACCATCTTTTTTTGGGCATGGCATATGGCATGGTCACCTTTTGTAGGTTTGTTTATTGCTCGTATCTCAAAAGGTCGGACGATTCGTGAATTTATCGCGGGCGTGTTATTAGTTCCGACATTAATGGCAGTTATTTGGTTCTCTGTATTTGGAGGTACAGCTCTTGATATCGAAATTCAAGGTATATTCGGAATGTCAGATATTGCTAATTCTGAAGTAGAACTAACGCTATTTTATATGCTTGACCAACTACCATTAACATTCATTTCAAGTATCTTAGCGATTATCGTCGTTTCAATCTTCTTTGTTACCTCTGCAGATTCAGCTGCCTTTGTGTTAGGCTCAATGACATCAAACGGTTCGTTAAATCCAAGTTTTAAATTAAAAGTCCTTTGGGGTGTACTCATTGCGGGTACAGCTTCCGTATTATTAGTAAGTGGAGGTGGCGGACTTGACGCACTCCAAACTGCCGCATTAACAGCTGCTTTGCCATTTGCCTTTATCCTCGTTTTCATGCTTGTCGCGATAGGAATGATGATTACACGTGATTGGAAAACAGCTCAAAGAAAAAAACGTCACGCGCATGATGATGCATTAAAACAGCAGATGAAAGAAGAAGCTTATGAGGACTTACGTAAAGATCTTTCAGAGGAATGGCGTGAAGAGCTTCGCAGAGAACTCCTGGCGGTAGGAAGGAACACAGCTGAAATGCTCCACTTCCAGACAACAGAAGATACAGCAATCGTTGGAAAAACACTTGCAGAAATTGGCTTCCCCCCGCATGTAAATGTGAGTGCCATTGAAAGAGACGAAGATGTCATATCCCCTACAGGAAGCACAAAAATTGAACCCGGAGACTACCTCTATATTCTTGTTGAGATTCAACAAAAAGAGGCTGTGCAAGACATTTTACGTGAAACAAAAGTATAA
- a CDS encoding GNAT family N-acetyltransferase gives MRFVAMSEDQAKWIAYQWKYEGAYSFFHDAQGKDVQSFLEVGKKGTRQFAIYEEDHIIGFLGAKKKPDLTIEIAPGMKPELKGKGRGKEFVQTCVSFLKDEMKAERIIISIASENKRAIHVFEEAGFVFSSNNDTGDDDIKLVFTT, from the coding sequence ATGCGCTTTGTGGCGATGTCTGAAGATCAAGCGAAATGGATCGCGTACCAATGGAAATATGAAGGGGCTTATTCTTTCTTTCATGATGCTCAAGGAAAAGATGTACAATCTTTCCTGGAAGTAGGTAAGAAAGGAACTCGTCAATTTGCTATCTATGAAGAAGACCATATTATTGGTTTTCTTGGCGCGAAGAAGAAGCCAGATCTTACGATTGAAATCGCTCCTGGCATGAAGCCGGAGTTAAAAGGAAAAGGTCGAGGGAAAGAGTTTGTTCAAACATGTGTTTCATTTTTAAAAGATGAGATGAAAGCTGAACGAATAATCATCTCAATAGCTAGTGAGAATAAGCGTGCAATCCATGTTTTTGAAGAAGCGGGATTTGTCTTCTCTTCTAATAATGACACCGGAGACGATGACATTAAACTTGTTTTTACTACATAG
- a CDS encoding TRAP transporter permease, translating into MSTTNESLSPKEQEELMQKYDAESRTRKLKGVSAAIVFIGLLSFSLFHLYTGAFGQFNAYIQRTIHLGFALSLIFLLFPARRKTERNGIPWYDYLLAISAIVVCGYWPFFYETLVQQFGGISTAQLIIGSLAIILVLEAARRAVGLPIIIIALVFMAYALFGPYMPGVLAHRGLNLEQFVNTMFFTTQGILGTPLQVSSTFIFLFLLFGAFLVQTGVGNYFNDLAITIAGRRIGGPAKVAIFSSALNGTISGSSVANTVTTGAYTIPMMKKLGYKPNFAGAVEAAASTGGQIMPPIMGAAAFLMIEFAGVSYWEIARAAIIPATLYFSGIWIMTHFEAKRLGLLGLPPEEIPKKSVVFKKLHLLIPILVIIYLLFTGFSIERAALYGIASTIFVSLFLKETRITPSKFILALTSGARTALGIAAATACAGLIVGVVTTTGLGLKMGNMIVGLAGSMTTSVDIQLLLTLVFTMITSIILGMGSPTTANYIITSTIALPAIIALNGQLEFAIPVLAAHMFVFYFGIVADITPPVALAAFAASGISGGEPIRTGVNATKLAIAAFIIPYMFVLQPQLLMIDSTPLEIGIAFVSALLGMIAIGGCMIGFWYKKLNWIERLISLAAGLLLIYPEGYSDIIGLAVFIALIVYQIIIMKQDPSKGNGASATS; encoded by the coding sequence ATGAGCACAACCAATGAATCATTGTCTCCAAAAGAGCAAGAAGAATTAATGCAAAAATATGACGCTGAATCAAGAACGCGAAAGCTAAAAGGTGTATCAGCAGCAATTGTGTTTATCGGCTTGCTATCTTTTTCATTATTTCACTTGTATACTGGAGCGTTTGGTCAATTTAACGCTTATATTCAACGCACAATCCATTTAGGGTTTGCTTTAAGTCTTATCTTTCTATTGTTCCCAGCCAGGAGAAAGACAGAAAGAAATGGCATTCCTTGGTATGATTACTTATTAGCAATATCAGCAATTGTTGTATGTGGGTACTGGCCTTTTTTTTATGAAACCCTTGTTCAACAATTTGGTGGCATAAGTACCGCTCAACTAATTATCGGATCTTTGGCCATTATTCTTGTTTTAGAAGCTGCTAGAAGAGCTGTAGGTTTGCCTATTATCATAATTGCCTTAGTATTTATGGCTTATGCTCTTTTTGGCCCTTATATGCCAGGAGTTCTAGCGCATCGAGGTCTTAATCTTGAACAATTTGTAAATACGATGTTTTTTACAACTCAAGGTATACTCGGAACGCCACTTCAAGTATCCTCAACGTTTATTTTCTTATTTCTTTTATTTGGAGCTTTTCTAGTTCAAACTGGCGTTGGAAACTATTTTAATGATTTGGCGATTACAATTGCAGGTCGTCGGATCGGAGGCCCTGCAAAAGTAGCCATATTTTCAAGCGCATTAAACGGAACAATATCTGGAAGTTCAGTAGCTAATACAGTTACAACGGGCGCATACACCATTCCGATGATGAAGAAGCTTGGTTATAAACCAAATTTCGCTGGGGCGGTCGAAGCTGCTGCTTCAACAGGCGGTCAAATTATGCCGCCAATTATGGGTGCAGCTGCATTTCTTATGATTGAATTCGCCGGAGTAAGTTATTGGGAAATCGCCAGGGCTGCAATTATACCGGCTACTCTATATTTCTCTGGTATTTGGATCATGACCCACTTTGAAGCAAAGCGTTTAGGACTACTAGGGTTGCCACCAGAAGAGATACCGAAGAAGAGTGTCGTATTTAAAAAGCTCCACTTATTAATTCCTATACTCGTCATCATTTACCTTCTCTTTACTGGCTTTAGTATTGAGCGTGCCGCGCTTTATGGCATTGCTTCAACAATCTTTGTTAGTTTATTTTTAAAAGAAACAAGAATCACACCAAGCAAGTTTATTCTCGCGCTGACAAGTGGTGCAAGAACCGCTTTAGGTATTGCTGCAGCAACTGCTTGTGCAGGCTTAATTGTTGGGGTAGTGACAACAACTGGTCTTGGTCTAAAAATGGGGAATATGATCGTAGGACTTGCTGGCTCAATGACAACTAGTGTAGATATTCAACTTCTTTTAACACTTGTCTTTACAATGATTACATCGATTATCCTTGGTATGGGTTCACCAACCACTGCCAATTACATCATTACATCAACGATTGCCTTACCAGCGATTATTGCTTTAAATGGTCAATTAGAGTTTGCCATTCCAGTACTCGCTGCTCATATGTTTGTTTTCTACTTTGGAATCGTAGCTGACATTACTCCTCCTGTAGCCCTTGCAGCTTTTGCGGCATCAGGTATATCGGGAGGCGAACCAATACGAACCGGGGTAAATGCGACGAAACTAGCAATAGCCGCATTTATCATACCTTATATGTTCGTCTTACAACCTCAACTACTGATGATTGATTCGACACCGCTTGAAATAGGTATCGCTTTTGTTTCAGCATTACTAGGAATGATCGCTATCGGAGGTTGTATGATTGGGTTCTGGTATAAAAAGCTAAATTGGATCGAACGCTTAATCTCCCTTGCCGCAGGATTACTTTTAATTTACCCTGAAGGTTACTCTGATATAATTGGGCTAGCCGTATTTATCGCATTAATTGTTTACCAAATAATAATAATGAAACAAGATCCTTCAAAAGGCAACGGAGCATCTGCTACATCCTAA
- a CDS encoding TAXI family TRAP transporter solute-binding subunit translates to MKKKLLPFTFILGATLVLGACGTSDDNGGDASENDGGDSTNDPELLSLLTGGTSGTYYPLGGEIASIITNEVGVQTDAQSSNASAENIAQLSNNSADLAFTQTDVMSNAIEGVNSFEDEAVDNVLAIGSLYPETVQIVTTSGTGIESVEDLAGKTVSVGAPGSGTYVNAEQILEVHGLTMDDIDEQHLSFDESTSGIQDGNIDAAFITAGTPTGAVSGLTATNDISLVPISEDKVNELIEMYPYYAADLVEAGVYEGLEEEIHTVAVLAMIAVSDSLSDDLVYNITEALYENAETMAHDKAQFIQLENALDGIGFDIHPGAQRYYDEHDISSN, encoded by the coding sequence ATGAAAAAGAAACTATTACCATTTACATTCATACTCGGTGCGACTTTAGTGCTAGGAGCCTGTGGAACTAGCGATGACAATGGCGGTGATGCTTCTGAAAACGATGGTGGCGATTCAACAAATGATCCAGAATTGCTTAGTCTTTTAACTGGTGGAACAAGTGGGACGTATTATCCTTTAGGTGGTGAAATTGCAAGCATCATTACAAACGAAGTAGGCGTTCAAACAGATGCTCAATCATCAAATGCATCAGCAGAAAATATCGCACAACTTAGCAATAATTCTGCTGATTTAGCCTTTACTCAAACCGATGTTATGTCAAATGCAATCGAAGGCGTTAATTCTTTTGAAGATGAGGCAGTAGATAATGTTTTGGCAATTGGATCTTTGTACCCAGAAACCGTTCAAATTGTTACAACTTCTGGAACGGGAATTGAGTCTGTCGAAGATTTAGCCGGTAAGACTGTATCTGTTGGTGCACCTGGCTCTGGAACATATGTGAATGCTGAACAAATTCTTGAAGTACACGGCTTAACGATGGATGATATTGATGAGCAACATTTGAGTTTTGACGAATCAACAAGCGGTATCCAAGATGGAAATATTGATGCAGCCTTTATTACTGCAGGTACCCCAACTGGTGCTGTTTCTGGCTTAACTGCAACAAATGATATTTCGCTCGTTCCTATTTCAGAAGACAAAGTTAACGAATTAATTGAGATGTATCCTTACTATGCAGCTGATCTTGTAGAAGCCGGCGTATATGAGGGATTAGAGGAAGAAATTCATACTGTAGCTGTTCTTGCAATGATTGCAGTAAGCGACTCTCTATCTGATGATCTCGTCTATAATATTACAGAAGCTCTCTATGAAAACGCCGAAACGATGGCGCATGATAAAGCACAATTTATCCAACTCGAAAATGCTTTAGATGGAATTGGTTTTGACATTCACCCTGGAGCGCAACGTTATTATGATGAGCATGACATTTCTTCAAATTAA
- a CDS encoding DUF1850 domain-containing protein: MGLRKKKWILFISILATLCFAIPLLFIPTQSALVFYKENTNTLLAYLPIKKDDTFEIVYTHSIHLTDVVEKYKIIDNFKIQQYEMIFEEFGIGMPSYAVGDETFSSEDGRYHIRNMENTFPSLSIRNGLIVPEHRLTWGEESEHSVWFTDYFEPGAWLTMKMDSLSMWQWLKGEQIK, translated from the coding sequence TTGGGTTTGAGAAAGAAAAAGTGGATCTTATTTATAAGTATCCTTGCGACTTTATGCTTTGCAATACCACTGCTATTTATCCCTACACAGAGCGCACTTGTGTTCTACAAAGAAAATACAAATACGTTACTAGCCTATTTACCAATTAAAAAGGACGATACATTTGAAATTGTATACACCCATTCTATTCATTTAACAGATGTAGTTGAGAAGTATAAGATCATCGATAACTTTAAGATTCAACAATATGAGATGATCTTTGAAGAATTTGGAATTGGCATGCCTTCTTACGCAGTTGGTGACGAGACATTCTCGTCGGAAGATGGACGATACCACATCCGAAATATGGAAAATACATTTCCCTCCCTTTCAATTCGAAATGGGCTTATTGTGCCTGAACATCGACTAACTTGGGGAGAAGAAAGCGAACATTCTGTATGGTTCACAGATTATTTCGAACCAGGTGCGTGGCTCACAATGAAAATGGATTCTTTAAGTATGTGGCAATGGCTGAAAGGAGAACAAATAAAATGA
- a CDS encoding YndM family protein, with amino-acid sequence MKHATIFATKLLISLFAFSIGFLFFTEATYLDVATFALLIAIVSYVAIDLIVLPRFGNQIALVSDFVLTYFTVWVFGSVLFHNYMLIAWGSILSAGIITFCEVFVHKYMLKHVFSSNNSHPRARFAFDTEFAEEQEVNSVQKKED; translated from the coding sequence TTGAAACACGCAACAATTTTCGCAACAAAACTTCTCATTAGCTTGTTTGCTTTTAGCATTGGTTTTTTATTTTTTACTGAAGCGACTTACTTGGATGTCGCAACATTTGCTTTGCTCATCGCCATCGTTTCCTATGTAGCCATTGACCTTATTGTCTTACCTAGATTCGGAAATCAGATAGCGCTTGTCAGTGATTTTGTGCTAACTTACTTTACTGTTTGGGTTTTTGGTTCTGTTTTATTCCACAATTACATGTTAATAGCATGGGGCAGTATTTTATCAGCTGGAATAATCACTTTTTGTGAAGTATTTGTTCATAAGTACATGCTTAAACATGTATTTAGTTCGAATAACAGCCACCCTCGAGCTCGATTTGCGTTTGACACAGAGTTTGCTGAAGAACAAGAAGTAAATTCCGTGCAAAAGAAAGAGGATTAA